In Promicromonospora sp. Populi, one genomic interval encodes:
- the uca gene encoding urea carboxylase, whose protein sequence is MTGLPYDTLLVANRGEIAVRIIRTARALGLRTVAVHSAADAGALHVHLADEAVPLGPAPAAQSYLRGDLVVAAALRTGAGAIHPGYGFLSENAGFAREVEAAGLAFVGPTPDQLELFGAKHTARAAADAAGVPLLAGTGLLADVDQAVAEAERIGFPVMLKATAGGGGIGMRACRDADALASAWDAVRRTAAAGFGTADVFLERLVERARHIEVQVFGDGAGGVVTLGDRDCSLQRRNQKVVEEAPAPHLPDAVRTRIADAARDLAASVGYRSAGTVEYVYDAEREEASFLEVNTRLQVEHPVTEAVYDVDLVAWMLRLAGGDATMVREWLAAPRAPRGAAVEARVYAENPDRDNTPSAGTITHAAFPADVRVDTWVEAGTVVSAHYDPLLAKVITRGEDREQAWAGLAGALGSSRIDGVATNLGLLAALPAHPDVVAARHDTGTLAGVADVSPRFEVVRPGLLTTVQDWPGRTGLWHVGIPPSGPMDDLSFRLGNRALGNPEGAPGLECTLQGPALRFRTAAKVMVTGAPAPVTVDGVPVAQWEPLALGPGAVLDVGAPARGMRTYVLVAGGLDAPQVLGSAATFDLGEIGGTTGAPLRTGDVVHLGDPSAVGQPTPVPPEDRPDYPGRWEIAALEGPHAAPEFFTDADMAEFYATDWAVHFNSARTGVRLVGPRPTWARPDGGEAGLHPSNIHDTPYAVGAVDYTGDLPILLGPDGPSLGGFTCPATVAVGHLWKLGQLRPGDTVRFVPVSEAQADVLRAAPLLPAAADRDAVSDGGVLARIPSVIRGGTQVSPEVTYRRSGDDNLLVEYGPMQLDVATRMRVHALAEGLYNRLGVPRDAASTYDPAVTRVLRAAGILDLTPGIRSLQVHLDPAVLTLRQALDLVRDVDAALPPTAELVVPSRTVWLPLSWDDPATREAIRRYMAGVRDDAPWCPWNIEFIRRINGLDTVEDVYRTVFDAEYLVLGLGDVYLGAPVATPLDPRHRLVTTKYNPARTWTPQNAVGIGGAYLCIYGMEGPGGYQFVGRTTQVWSTHAQRGSFRPGTPWLLRFFDRIRWYPVSPDELAELRDQAAAGRLELRVEDGEFALAEYQRFLEKNADPIAAFRERQGAAFQAERDAWAAAGEFEPRPEPVAAPASAGVPVPPGAHGVEAPFVGTVFRVDVEPGDAVAPGDTLITLEAMKMEAPVTATARGVVSSVHVTTGEQVGPGRVLVVVAQEEAA, encoded by the coding sequence ATGACCGGCCTGCCCTACGACACGCTGCTCGTCGCGAACCGCGGCGAGATCGCGGTACGGATCATCCGGACGGCGCGCGCCCTCGGCCTGCGCACCGTGGCGGTGCACTCGGCGGCCGACGCCGGGGCGCTGCACGTGCACCTCGCCGACGAGGCAGTGCCGCTGGGTCCGGCTCCGGCCGCCCAGAGCTACCTGCGCGGCGACCTGGTGGTGGCTGCCGCGCTGCGGACCGGCGCGGGCGCGATCCACCCGGGCTACGGCTTCCTGTCGGAGAACGCGGGCTTCGCCCGCGAGGTCGAGGCGGCCGGGCTCGCGTTCGTCGGGCCGACGCCGGACCAGCTGGAGCTGTTCGGCGCCAAGCACACTGCCCGTGCGGCCGCCGACGCGGCCGGCGTGCCCCTGCTCGCGGGGACCGGTCTGCTCGCCGACGTCGACCAGGCGGTGGCGGAGGCCGAGCGGATCGGGTTCCCGGTGATGCTGAAGGCCACCGCTGGCGGCGGCGGGATCGGGATGCGCGCCTGCCGGGACGCCGACGCGCTCGCGTCCGCCTGGGACGCCGTGCGGCGCACCGCGGCGGCGGGGTTCGGCACGGCTGACGTCTTCCTGGAGCGGCTCGTCGAGCGCGCGCGCCATATCGAGGTCCAGGTGTTCGGCGACGGCGCGGGCGGCGTCGTGACGCTGGGCGACCGGGACTGCTCCCTGCAGCGCCGGAACCAGAAGGTCGTCGAGGAGGCGCCCGCGCCGCACCTCCCGGACGCAGTCCGCACCCGGATCGCCGACGCCGCGCGCGACCTGGCCGCGTCCGTGGGCTACCGCTCGGCCGGCACCGTGGAGTACGTCTACGACGCCGAGCGCGAGGAGGCCTCGTTCCTCGAGGTCAACACCCGGCTCCAGGTGGAGCACCCCGTCACCGAGGCCGTCTACGACGTCGACCTCGTGGCCTGGATGCTGCGGCTCGCCGGTGGCGACGCCACCATGGTGCGCGAGTGGCTCGCCGCCCCGCGCGCTCCCCGCGGTGCAGCCGTCGAGGCCCGCGTGTACGCGGAGAACCCGGACCGGGACAACACCCCCAGCGCTGGGACGATCACGCACGCCGCCTTCCCGGCGGACGTCCGAGTCGACACCTGGGTCGAGGCAGGCACCGTCGTCTCGGCCCACTACGACCCGCTGCTCGCCAAGGTGATCACCCGGGGCGAGGACCGCGAGCAGGCCTGGGCCGGGCTCGCGGGCGCCCTCGGCAGCTCCCGGATCGACGGCGTGGCCACCAACCTCGGTCTGCTGGCCGCGCTGCCCGCCCACCCCGACGTCGTCGCCGCGCGCCACGACACGGGGACGCTGGCCGGCGTAGCGGACGTCTCGCCGCGGTTCGAGGTGGTGCGGCCCGGTCTGCTGACCACCGTCCAGGACTGGCCCGGCCGCACCGGGCTGTGGCACGTGGGCATCCCGCCGTCGGGGCCGATGGACGACCTGTCGTTCCGCCTCGGCAACCGGGCCTTGGGCAACCCGGAGGGTGCGCCCGGCCTGGAGTGCACGCTCCAGGGCCCGGCGCTGCGGTTCCGCACCGCGGCGAAGGTCATGGTCACCGGTGCGCCCGCGCCGGTGACCGTCGACGGCGTCCCGGTTGCCCAGTGGGAGCCGCTCGCCCTCGGGCCGGGCGCCGTGCTCGACGTCGGCGCCCCCGCCCGCGGCATGCGCACCTACGTGCTGGTGGCGGGCGGGCTCGACGCCCCGCAGGTCCTCGGCTCGGCGGCGACCTTCGACCTGGGCGAGATCGGCGGCACCACCGGGGCGCCCCTGCGCACGGGTGACGTGGTGCACCTGGGCGACCCCTCCGCCGTCGGGCAGCCGACGCCCGTGCCGCCCGAGGACCGGCCGGACTATCCCGGCCGGTGGGAGATCGCGGCCCTGGAGGGGCCGCACGCGGCGCCCGAGTTCTTCACCGACGCCGACATGGCCGAGTTCTACGCCACCGACTGGGCGGTGCACTTCAACTCGGCGCGCACCGGCGTGCGGCTCGTGGGCCCCAGGCCCACGTGGGCGCGGCCCGACGGCGGCGAGGCCGGCCTGCACCCGTCGAACATCCATGACACGCCGTACGCCGTGGGCGCCGTCGACTACACAGGGGACCTCCCGATCCTGCTAGGCCCCGACGGGCCCAGCCTGGGCGGCTTCACGTGCCCGGCGACCGTCGCGGTGGGCCACCTGTGGAAGCTCGGCCAGCTGCGGCCGGGCGACACGGTCCGGTTCGTCCCCGTGAGCGAGGCGCAGGCGGACGTCCTGCGGGCCGCGCCGCTGTTGCCGGCCGCCGCGGACCGCGACGCGGTGTCCGACGGCGGTGTGCTCGCGCGCATCCCCTCCGTGATCCGGGGTGGTACGCAGGTGTCGCCCGAGGTCACCTACCGGCGCAGCGGCGACGACAACCTGCTCGTCGAGTACGGGCCGATGCAGCTCGACGTCGCCACGCGCATGCGCGTGCACGCGCTCGCCGAGGGGCTGTACAACCGGCTCGGCGTACCCCGCGACGCCGCCAGCACGTACGACCCGGCAGTGACCCGTGTGCTGCGGGCCGCGGGCATCCTCGACCTGACCCCCGGCATCCGGTCCCTGCAGGTGCATCTTGACCCGGCAGTGCTCACCCTGCGGCAGGCGCTGGACCTGGTCCGCGACGTCGACGCCGCGCTCCCGCCCACCGCCGAGCTCGTGGTGCCCTCGCGGACCGTGTGGCTGCCGCTGTCGTGGGACGACCCGGCCACGCGCGAGGCCATCCGCCGGTACATGGCAGGCGTGCGCGACGACGCCCCGTGGTGCCCGTGGAACATCGAGTTCATCCGGCGGATCAACGGTCTCGACACGGTCGAGGACGTCTACCGGACGGTCTTCGACGCCGAGTACCTGGTGCTGGGACTTGGCGACGTGTACCTCGGCGCGCCCGTGGCGACCCCGCTGGACCCGCGCCACCGCCTCGTGACCACCAAGTACAACCCGGCGCGCACCTGGACGCCCCAGAACGCCGTGGGCATCGGCGGCGCCTACCTGTGCATCTACGGGATGGAGGGGCCGGGCGGCTACCAGTTCGTCGGGCGCACCACGCAGGTGTGGTCCACACATGCCCAGCGCGGCTCGTTCCGGCCGGGAACCCCCTGGCTGCTGCGGTTCTTCGACCGGATCCGCTGGTACCCGGTGTCTCCCGACGAGCTCGCGGAGCTGCGCGACCAGGCCGCCGCCGGCCGCCTGGAGCTGCGCGTGGAGGACGGCGAGTTCGCCCTCGCCGAGTACCAGCGGTTCCTCGAGAAGAACGCCGACCCGATCGCCGCGTTCCGCGAACGTCAGGGCGCCGCGTTCCAGGCCGAGCGCGACGCCTGGGCGGCGGCGGGGGAGTTCGAGCCCCGGCCGGAGCCGGTGGCCGCGCCTGCCTCGGCTGGTGTGCCGGTACCGCCCGGCGCGCACGGCGTCGAGGCGCCGTTTGTCGGCACCGTGTTCCGGGTCGACGTCGAACCGGGCGACGCAGTGGCGCCCGGCGACACCCTGATCACCCTGGAGGCCATGAAGATGGAAGCCCCGGTCACCGCGACCGCCCGCGGCGTGGTCAGCTCCGTGCACGTGACAACCGGCGAGCAGGTGGGGCCGGGGCGGGTACTGGTGGTCGTGGCGCAGGAGGAGGCGGCATGA
- a CDS encoding urea amidolyase associated protein UAAP2, which translates to MTAASPAAAAPLAVVPPEVAADAVVIHDETVAARNPWTRVITAGDTLTLVDVGGNQAVDFLAYDAHNTELSYSAPDTLQGQDTIYLTTGSVLRDAEHGALMTVVADTCGRHDTLGGACSKESNTLRYGHHTRAQHACVENFLLGGGRHGLGKRDLVSNINWFMNVPVDPDGALGIVDGISAPGLAVSVRAERDVLVLISNCPQINNPCNGFDPTPVRVVVTRSESRA; encoded by the coding sequence ATGACCGCCGCCAGCCCAGCCGCCGCCGCCCCGCTCGCGGTGGTCCCGCCCGAGGTCGCGGCGGACGCCGTCGTCATCCACGACGAGACAGTGGCCGCCCGCAACCCGTGGACCCGGGTGATCACCGCCGGCGACACGCTCACGCTCGTGGACGTGGGCGGCAACCAGGCCGTCGACTTCCTGGCCTACGACGCGCACAACACCGAGCTGAGCTACAGCGCCCCCGACACCCTGCAGGGCCAGGACACGATCTACCTCACGACCGGGAGCGTGCTCCGCGACGCCGAGCACGGCGCGCTCATGACCGTGGTCGCCGACACCTGCGGCCGGCACGACACCCTGGGCGGCGCCTGCTCCAAGGAGTCCAACACCCTGCGCTACGGCCACCACACGCGGGCGCAGCACGCCTGCGTGGAGAACTTCCTGCTGGGCGGCGGCCGGCACGGCCTGGGCAAGCGCGACCTGGTCTCGAACATCAACTGGTTCATGAACGTGCCGGTGGACCCCGACGGCGCGCTCGGCATCGTGGACGGCATCTCCGCCCCCGGCCTGGCCGTCTCCGTGCGCGCGGAGCGTGACGTGCTCGTGCTGATCTCCAACTGCCCGCAGATCAACAACCCGTGCAACGGGTTCGACCCGACGCCCGTCCGGGTGGTCGTCACCCGTTCGGAAAGCCGCGCATGA
- a CDS encoding urea amidolyase associated protein UAAP1, whose amino-acid sequence MTTATTTGAKAHAREQEGAAAPGLPRVLHPASAYPGDLPQGVTADDLVWAETVPPGGYTSLVVAAGTRVRVRDTTGDACAHLLAFHADQPTERLNVADTVKVQWQAFLTTGHLLLSDQGRALATIVEDTAGNRADAPRHDALFGTSTLARNTERYGSGDAFGPSPAGRELFALAAAKHGLARRDIPPSVTFFEGVSVSDAGRAAFVGSPGPASLTLVAELPLIVLLASTAHPLDSRREFVAGPLDVVAWPGAPTQPGDPRWAATPEGRRAYENSTAHRRTRGAAR is encoded by the coding sequence ATGACCACCGCGACCACCACGGGCGCGAAGGCCCACGCCCGCGAGCAGGAAGGGGCAGCCGCCCCGGGGCTGCCCCGGGTGCTCCACCCCGCGTCCGCCTACCCGGGCGACCTGCCCCAGGGCGTCACCGCGGACGACCTCGTCTGGGCGGAGACCGTGCCGCCCGGCGGGTACACAAGCCTGGTCGTCGCTGCCGGCACGCGTGTGCGGGTGCGGGACACCACCGGCGATGCCTGCGCGCACCTGCTGGCGTTCCACGCCGACCAGCCCACCGAGCGCCTCAACGTCGCGGACACGGTCAAGGTCCAGTGGCAGGCCTTCCTCACCACCGGCCACCTGCTCCTGTCCGACCAGGGCCGCGCGCTCGCGACCATCGTCGAGGACACGGCGGGCAACCGCGCCGACGCCCCGCGCCACGACGCCCTGTTCGGCACGTCCACGCTGGCCCGCAACACGGAGCGCTACGGCAGCGGCGACGCTTTCGGCCCCAGCCCCGCCGGCCGCGAGCTCTTCGCGCTCGCGGCCGCCAAGCACGGGCTGGCACGGCGCGACATCCCGCCGAGCGTCACCTTCTTCGAGGGTGTGTCGGTGTCGGACGCCGGCCGCGCCGCCTTCGTGGGCTCGCCTGGCCCCGCGAGCCTCACTCTGGTGGCCGAGCTGCCGCTGATCGTGCTCCTCGCGAGCACCGCCCACCCGCTGGACTCCCGGCGGGAGTTCGTCGCGGGCCCGCTCGACGTCGTGGCCTGGCCCGGGGCGCCGACCCAGCCCGGCGACCCCAGGTGGGCCGCGACGCCCGAGGGGCGGCGCGCGTACGAGAACTCGACAGCCCACCGCCGCACCCGAGGAGCCGCCCGATGA
- a CDS encoding TetR/AcrR family transcriptional regulator has protein sequence MTTSIVGQGATPAPRRPGRPRADGASPTGRGTESDLLSAAARLFCTVGYTATSTRAIADAAGVRQASMYHWFGTKAAILQRLLLDSVEPSLESARLLLARPEEPAVRLWALARLDVELLCSGELNIGALYLLPEVAGDGFATFREHREQLRAAYGELVAGAVRPDAGHDDAAAVVLTFVESVILRRRDEPELDAAKAGQRYADLVLRLLGLDDDDVARAREAGSALADEARPPKPVGRQN, from the coding sequence GTGACCACTTCGATCGTCGGCCAGGGCGCCACACCCGCGCCCCGACGCCCCGGCCGCCCCCGCGCGGACGGTGCGTCGCCCACCGGCCGCGGCACCGAGTCGGACCTCCTGTCCGCGGCCGCCCGCCTCTTCTGCACCGTGGGCTACACGGCCACCTCGACCCGCGCGATCGCCGACGCCGCAGGGGTGCGCCAGGCCTCGATGTACCACTGGTTCGGCACCAAGGCGGCGATCCTCCAGCGGCTGCTGCTCGACTCGGTCGAGCCCTCGCTCGAGTCCGCGCGCCTGCTGCTCGCCCGGCCCGAGGAGCCCGCGGTGCGGCTCTGGGCGCTCGCCCGGCTCGACGTCGAGCTGCTCTGCTCGGGCGAGCTCAACATCGGCGCGCTCTACCTGCTGCCCGAGGTGGCCGGGGACGGGTTCGCGACCTTCCGCGAGCACCGCGAGCAGCTGCGCGCCGCCTACGGCGAGCTGGTCGCCGGGGCGGTCCGGCCCGACGCCGGGCACGACGACGCGGCCGCCGTGGTCCTGACCTTCGTGGAGAGTGTGATCCTGCGGCGCCGCGACGAGCCCGAGCTTGACGCCGCGAAGGCCGGGCAGCGCTACGCGGACCTGGTGCTACGGCTGCTGGGGCTGGACGACGACGACGTCGCCCGGGCTCGCGAGGCGGGCTCGGCACTGGCGGACGAAGCCCGCCCGCCGAAACCTGTCGGCCGACAGAATTAA
- a CDS encoding 3-deoxy-7-phosphoheptulonate synthase — MSITPAEPSTEASDLGTRTSDLRIRALDPLPAPNSLLEAMPLGTARSDLVTTSRREVRDVLTGEDDRLLTIVGPCSVHDPAAALDYAARLATLRRELSDDLVVVMRVYFEKPRTTVGWKGLINDPHLDGSHDVRHGLNLAREVLLGVLDAGVPAAAEFLEPTSPQYIADAVTWGAIGARNVESQVHRQLASGLSMPVGFKNATDGDVQTAVDGCITAASEHTFFGADGQGRAAAVETTGNPDCHVILRGGRSGPNYSAEDVAAALRVARNSGLSGAVVNGVIVDASHGNSGKDHVRQAGVVHEIANRLADGERGITGLMMESFIEAGAQQPGPLSELTYGQSVTDKCMDWDTTEDLLRELAKAVRERRG; from the coding sequence ATGAGCATCACCCCCGCGGAACCCAGCACCGAGGCCTCCGACCTCGGTACTCGCACCTCCGACCTGCGCATTCGCGCCCTCGACCCGCTGCCGGCCCCCAACAGCCTGCTTGAGGCGATGCCGCTCGGCACCGCGCGCAGCGACCTCGTCACCACGTCCCGCCGCGAGGTGCGTGACGTCCTGACCGGCGAGGACGACCGCCTGCTGACGATTGTCGGCCCGTGCTCGGTGCACGACCCGGCGGCCGCGCTCGACTACGCCGCACGGCTCGCCACGCTCCGGCGTGAGCTGTCCGACGACCTCGTCGTCGTCATGCGCGTGTACTTCGAGAAGCCGCGCACCACCGTGGGTTGGAAGGGTCTGATCAACGACCCGCACCTGGACGGTTCGCACGACGTGCGGCACGGCCTGAACCTGGCCCGCGAGGTGCTGCTCGGGGTGCTCGACGCCGGCGTGCCCGCCGCGGCCGAGTTCCTGGAGCCGACCAGCCCGCAGTACATCGCCGACGCCGTGACCTGGGGTGCCATCGGGGCCCGCAACGTGGAGTCGCAGGTGCACCGGCAGCTCGCCTCCGGCCTCTCGATGCCCGTCGGGTTCAAGAACGCGACCGACGGTGACGTCCAGACCGCCGTCGACGGCTGCATCACCGCCGCGAGCGAGCACACCTTCTTCGGAGCCGACGGTCAGGGGCGGGCCGCCGCCGTCGAGACCACCGGTAACCCCGACTGCCACGTGATCCTGCGCGGCGGACGCTCCGGTCCCAACTACTCGGCCGAGGACGTCGCCGCCGCGCTGCGCGTGGCCCGCAACTCCGGGCTGAGCGGCGCCGTCGTGAACGGCGTGATCGTGGACGCGAGCCACGGCAACTCGGGCAAGGACCACGTGCGCCAGGCCGGCGTGGTGCACGAGATCGCCAACCGCCTCGCGGACGGCGAGCGCGGGATCACGGGCCTGATGATGGAGAGCTTCATCGAGGCCGGCGCGCAGCAGCCGGGCCCGCTGTCCGAGCTCACCTACGGCCAGTCGGTCACCGACAAGTGCATGGACTGGGACACGACCGAGGACCTCCTGCGCGAGCTGGCGAAGGCCGTGCGCGAGCGCCGCGGCTGA
- a CDS encoding glutamine amidotransferase yields MKPFLLVATRAEDVAADAEYAAFCRYGGLEPEQLHRVRLEQGPLPAVDLDDYSGVLVGGGPFNSSDPAEQKSPVQRRVESELAGLLDQIVARDFPFLGACYGVGTLGAHQGAVIDGTFGEPVGPIEVELTPDAAADPLLAGLPQTFAAYVGHKEAVRKLPDGAVLLASSAECPVQMFRIKQNLYATQFHPELDVEGIVQRIAVYRDYGYFPPEEAELVRERCVAVPIVEPMRILRAFVVRYARE; encoded by the coding sequence ATGAAGCCGTTTCTCCTGGTGGCGACGCGCGCCGAGGACGTCGCTGCGGACGCCGAGTACGCGGCGTTCTGCCGGTACGGGGGCCTGGAACCGGAGCAGCTCCACCGGGTGCGCCTGGAGCAAGGCCCCCTGCCGGCGGTTGACCTCGACGACTACTCGGGTGTGCTCGTGGGCGGGGGCCCGTTCAACTCCTCCGACCCCGCGGAGCAGAAGAGCCCGGTGCAGCGACGCGTCGAGTCGGAGCTCGCGGGGCTGCTCGATCAGATAGTCGCCCGCGACTTCCCGTTCCTCGGCGCCTGCTACGGCGTCGGCACATTGGGCGCGCACCAGGGCGCGGTGATCGACGGGACGTTCGGGGAGCCGGTGGGACCCATCGAGGTCGAGCTCACGCCGGACGCGGCGGCGGACCCGCTGCTCGCGGGCCTGCCGCAGACCTTCGCGGCCTACGTGGGGCACAAGGAGGCGGTACGCAAGCTGCCCGACGGCGCAGTGCTGCTCGCCTCGTCGGCCGAGTGCCCGGTGCAGATGTTCCGGATCAAGCAGAACCTGTACGCCACCCAGTTCCACCCCGAGCTGGACGTCGAGGGCATCGTGCAGCGGATCGCCGTCTACCGGGACTACGGCTACTTTCCGCCAGAGGAGGCGGAGCTGGTGCGGGAGCGCTGCGTCGCCGTGCCGATCGTCGAGCCCATGCGCATCCTGCGGGCGTTCGTGGTGCGCTACGCAAGAGAGTGA
- a CDS encoding ABC transporter permease — protein MRSRGFGTLLGTELKVWLREPSAVFFALIFPSVLLLGLGLAIPGFQEPMIDAPPPWNEAPGITSYLPTVIALAVGTIALTTMPVQFATFREKGILKRLATTPMPPQNLIGAHMVINVLALIVSASAAVVGGMLILGVPFAADPLIVLLVLVLSTTAMFSLGLLVAARAEKGTTASGLGMLIYFPSLMFSGVWVPLPIMPDWMEQIGLYLPLGAAAQGLTIGWFGNEGFPLAQVLVLVAWTAVLFPLGVRLFRWT, from the coding sequence ATGAGGTCCCGTGGATTCGGCACGCTGCTTGGCACCGAGCTCAAGGTGTGGCTGCGGGAGCCGAGCGCCGTGTTCTTCGCGCTGATCTTCCCGAGCGTGCTGCTGCTCGGCCTCGGGCTCGCCATCCCCGGCTTCCAGGAGCCGATGATCGACGCCCCGCCGCCGTGGAACGAGGCTCCGGGCATCACCAGCTACCTGCCCACGGTCATCGCCCTGGCCGTCGGGACGATCGCGCTGACCACCATGCCCGTGCAGTTCGCCACGTTCCGGGAGAAGGGCATCCTGAAGCGGCTTGCGACCACGCCGATGCCGCCGCAGAACCTGATCGGCGCGCACATGGTGATCAACGTGCTGGCGCTGATCGTGTCGGCCAGCGCAGCGGTGGTGGGCGGCATGCTGATCCTGGGCGTCCCGTTCGCGGCCGACCCGCTGATCGTCCTGCTCGTCCTCGTGCTCTCGACCACCGCCATGTTCTCCCTCGGGCTGCTCGTTGCCGCGCGCGCCGAGAAGGGGACTACGGCGTCGGGCCTGGGCATGCTGATCTACTTCCCGTCCCTGATGTTCTCCGGGGTGTGGGTGCCGCTGCCGATCATGCCCGACTGGATGGAGCAGATCGGCCTCTACCTGCCGCTCGGTGCGGCGGCCCAGGGGCTGACGATCGGCTGGTTCGGCAACGAAGGTTTTCCGCTCGCGCAGGTGCTCGTGCTGGTCGCGTGGACCGCCGTTCTGTTCCCCCTCGGCGTACGGCTCTTCCGCTGGACCTGA
- a CDS encoding ABC transporter ATP-binding protein, which translates to MTSPVVEVSHLRKTYPGAGRGAPPKNAVADVSFQIAAGEIFGILGPNGAGKTTTVECLAGLRHADGGSVRVLGHDPQADPTSVREDIGVQLQEAALHDRITVAEALDVFGSFYARRADAKELLDLLDLTPHRNQQFGKLSGGQKQRLSIALALVGKPQVAILDELTTGLDPAARRATWDLVERVRDSGVTVLLVTHFMDEAERLCDRLVVIDGGYVVAEGTPSALIAGLDDDRGVRLRFADAGARGRATQLLTALAATDDNVTAVVQAGDEIEVTGTAKVLFAVVQALAAADLVPDDVRTVERTLEDVFVQVTGRQYRATENEEVAA; encoded by the coding sequence ATGACTTCCCCAGTCGTGGAGGTGAGCCACCTCCGCAAGACCTACCCCGGCGCCGGTCGCGGCGCACCCCCCAAGAACGCGGTAGCCGACGTGTCCTTCCAGATCGCGGCCGGTGAGATCTTCGGGATCCTCGGCCCCAACGGGGCCGGCAAGACCACCACCGTCGAGTGCCTCGCGGGGCTGCGGCACGCCGACGGCGGCTCGGTCCGCGTCCTCGGACACGACCCGCAGGCCGACCCCACCTCCGTCCGCGAGGACATCGGCGTGCAGCTCCAGGAAGCCGCGCTGCACGACAGGATCACCGTCGCCGAGGCGCTCGACGTCTTCGGCTCGTTCTACGCCCGCCGCGCGGACGCGAAAGAGCTCCTGGACCTGCTCGACCTGACCCCGCACCGCAACCAGCAGTTCGGCAAGCTGTCCGGCGGGCAGAAGCAGCGGCTGTCCATCGCGCTCGCGCTGGTCGGCAAACCGCAGGTCGCGATCCTCGACGAGCTGACCACGGGCCTCGACCCGGCCGCCCGGCGTGCGACCTGGGACCTCGTGGAGCGGGTCCGGGACTCCGGGGTCACCGTGCTGCTGGTCACCCACTTCATGGACGAGGCCGAACGGCTCTGCGACCGGCTCGTCGTGATCGACGGCGGCTACGTGGTCGCCGAGGGAACGCCGTCCGCCCTGATCGCGGGGCTCGACGACGACCGCGGCGTCCGTCTCCGGTTCGCCGACGCCGGCGCCCGCGGGCGGGCCACCCAGCTGCTCACCGCCCTCGCCGCCACCGACGACAACGTCACCGCCGTCGTGCAGGCAGGGGACGAGATCGAGGTGACGGGCACGGCCAAGGTCCTGTTCGCCGTTGTGCAGGCGCTCGCCGCCGCCGACCTCGTGCCAGACGACGTACGCACCGTCGAACGGACCCTGGAAGACGTGTTCGTGCAGGTTACCGGCCGCCAGTACCGCGCAACGGAGAACGAGGAGGTGGCGGCATGA
- a CDS encoding ATP-binding cassette domain-containing protein, with the protein MTTAPFGARLDDVVVRFGKGRRMLPNGTLVKDDASTALDGATVAIRPGAITGVLGRNGAGKTTMLSLLAAFTRPTSGTVVVGPEGAQEDPWENPWITSGTQLVRESGDLMNDEKVSTSLKYYADMRPDWSAETAERLLDLFEVDVRKNPSALSRGKRSAVGATIGLATRAPLTIFDEVYLGMDAPTRYAFYDELLADYAEHPRTILLSSHLVEEVERLFEDVIVIDRGRVLLAEPADEMRARGFSLTGPKDAVEQIAAGRRVLHRQQLGATVQVTLEGALDDDELAAARGAGVEVGSVPVQDLFVRLTGPRSVQS; encoded by the coding sequence ATGACGACCGCACCATTCGGAGCCCGGCTGGACGACGTCGTAGTCCGCTTCGGCAAGGGCCGCAGGATGCTGCCCAACGGCACCCTGGTCAAGGACGACGCCAGCACCGCGCTCGACGGTGCCACGGTCGCTATCCGGCCCGGAGCCATCACCGGGGTGCTCGGCCGCAACGGCGCGGGCAAGACGACGATGCTCTCGCTGCTCGCGGCGTTCACGCGCCCAACGAGCGGAACCGTCGTCGTCGGGCCGGAGGGCGCGCAGGAGGATCCGTGGGAGAACCCGTGGATCACCTCGGGCACCCAGCTCGTGCGGGAGAGCGGCGACCTGATGAACGACGAGAAGGTCTCCACCTCGCTCAAGTACTACGCCGACATGCGGCCCGACTGGAGCGCCGAGACGGCGGAGCGCCTGCTGGACCTGTTCGAGGTCGACGTCCGCAAGAACCCGTCGGCGCTGTCGCGCGGCAAGCGGTCAGCGGTCGGGGCCACCATCGGCCTGGCCACGCGTGCGCCGCTGACCATCTTCGACGAGGTGTACCTCGGCATGGACGCACCCACGCGGTACGCGTTCTACGACGAGCTTCTCGCCGACTACGCCGAGCACCCGCGCACGATCCTGCTCTCCAGCCACCTGGTCGAGGAGGTCGAGCGGCTCTTCGAGGACGTCATCGTCATCGACCGCGGCCGGGTGCTCCTGGCGGAGCCCGCCGACGAGATGCGGGCCCGCGGTTTCAGCCTCACCGGGCCGAAGGACGCCGTGGAGCAGATCGCGGCCGGCCGCCGGGTGCTGCACCGCCAGCAGCTCGGCGCGACCGTCCAGGTCACGCTGGAGGGCGCGCTCGACGACGACGAGCTGGCCGCGGCTCGAGGGGCCGGCGTCGAGGTGGGCTCCGTGCCGGTACAGGACCTCTTCGTTCGACTGACCGGCCCGCGGAGCGTGCAGTCATGA